The stretch of DNA ACGGGGCGGTGCCCGTTCCGGATGCGGGCGCCAGTGCCCGGCGCACCGGCTCGAAGGAGCGGCCCGTGGCGACCCCTTCACGAACCAGCTGCCAGATCGCCTCACCGGTGACTTCCGCGTCCCGGCCCGCCGGCTCTTCCGGGGCGATTGCCTCCCCGGCGACCGGCGCCAGGGCGGAGTCCGTAGGGAAGAAGGCGATCTCGCCGGGTGCGACGACGTCGTCGGACCTCGCCGGTGCGGCCGAGCCCCGCTCGCCCGAGCCCGTCCGGCCCGATCCCGACCGACCTGAGGAGGGCTCTTGGCTAGGGCGCGCCTGCCAGACGACCTCCCCGGAGGCGATGAGCTCATCGAGCATGGCCGGCCGGTAGTCGACGACCCTGGCGGGCAGCACCACCGACTCCCACAGGCCGGCCGGCAGCCACACGCCCTCCAGTGCCGCCAGGGCCTCCGCCAGGGCGTCGACGCCGCCGCCCGGCTCATCGAGCCCCGCCCGCTCCAGCACGAGACGCTGGAGAGCCTCGGGCGGCACCGGCGCGACGGCGGCCCGCGCCCGGGCCAGGGAGCGGTGGCGCACCCGGGTGAGGACCGCTGACTCCATCCACCCCGCCGCACCCAGGTCCACGAGGGAGCCGTCCTCGGCCAGCTCGGCCAGGGCTCCCTCCGCCACCGCGGCCCCCAGAGCGAAGGCCTGCGCCATGCGCTGCGGCGTCACGGTCGTGTGGGTGCGCGCGTAGCGCAGAGCCAGGTCGTTCAGCGGTGAACGGGCCGCCGCTGTCCGTTCGACCGTGCCACCGGCCTCAGCCCGCTCCAGCGCCCAGTCGGGCACCTCCGCTCCCAGGGCCCGCCGCAGATCCTGGGCCTCCTCGACCCGGGCCCACAGCTCCCGCCCGCCGACCCGCACCGCGGCGGCTCTGCGCGCCCCGGCCAGGTCGGCAAGCGCCCGCCCGACGGTGCGCTCGACGTCATCGCCGTCGCCTCGCGCGTCCTCCCCCTGATCCTGCCCGCCGACACCGGTGCACCGCTCGACCATCTCGGCCGCGCTCAACGGGCCCAACTCACGCAGAAGATCGGCGATCCCCTCAGCATCGGCGCGCACCCGCCTGCTGGGAACCAGGTGCTGGAGCTCGGCCTCCACCTGAGCCAGCACCTCGTCGTCGAGCAGCTCCGCGACGCCGCCGTCGCCCAGCAGGGCGTCGAGCGCCTTGGGGTCCAGGGAGAGCAACTGGGCCCGGCGCTCGGCGTGGGGCAGATCCTCCTGGTAGATCAGGGTGCTCGCGTATCCGAACAGCAGCGGGTGGGCGAAGGGCGACGGCTCACTGGTGACGGCCTCGACGACGCGCATCCGGCCGGAGGCGAGACACTCCATGAGATCGGTGAGCGCGGGCAGGTCGTAGTACTGCTGGAGACACTCGCGCGCCGCCTCCACGCTGACGGGGAAGTCCTGGAACTGGCGGGAGGCCTCGAGCAGCTGGCCGGCCTTGACCCGCTGCAGCCACAACGGCGTGCGGCGCCCCGGGCGGGTGGTGGGCATGAGCAGGGCTCGGGTGGCGCACTCGCGGAACCGGGCCGCGAACAGTGCCGTTGTCTCGATCCGGCTCCGCACCAGGGAGGAGATCTCCGCGGCGTTGAAGGTGATGAGCCCGGCCCCCGGGAGGTCGCCCTCAACCGGTGGGATCTGCAGGACGATGCCGTCGTCGGCCACGATGATCTGCGGACGCACCCCCAGGAGCTGGTGCACCCGCTCCCGGATGGCCATCGCCCAGGGCTCGTGGACGCACCGCCCCAGTGTACTGTGGACGATGATCCGCCAGCTGCCGGACTCGTCCTCATAGCGCTCCAGGACCAGGGTCTTATCCGTCGGCAGGGCGCCGGTGGCTCGCCACTGCTCTCGCAGCAGTGACAGCAGGTTGCTGCGGGCATGATCGTCCAGCCCCGCCTCCGTGAGCCGCCGCAGCAGCGTCTGTTCGCCCTCCGACTCCGCGGCGCCCGCCTCCGATGGCAAGGAGGCCTGTACCTGACGCAGGAAGACGCCCTTGGCGAGCCCGGTGGCCGCCGGTCTCCCCAGCCCCTCGCCCTTCCAGAACGGCAGGCGGGCACTGTGCCCCTCGGCCGGGTCGACGACGACACGGTCCCCCGTGATCTGGCGGATCCGCCAGCTCGACGTCCCCAGCGTGATGACGTCGCCCGGGCTGGACTCGTGCACCATCTCCTCGTCGAGCTCCCCGACCCGCCGCCGCCCGGCATCCTGCGCCCCCTCGGGCAGGACGACGGGGAACATGCCCCGGTCCGGGATCGTGCCCGACGACGTCACGGCCAGCCGCTGCGTGCTGGGCCGGGCACTGAGCTCACCGGTAGCGCGGTCCCACACGATCCGCGGCGAGAAGTCCGCTAGGTCCGCCGAGGCGAAGCCACCGGCCAGCAGCTCCAGGACCGAGTCGAAGGCCGAGCGCGGCAGCGAGGTGTAGGGGGCCGCCCGCGTGACGGTGGCGAACCAGGCATCGGCCGTCAGCCCATCCGCCACACTCACCGCGGCGACCGTCTGCTGGGCCAGCACGTCCAGGGCGTTGGACACCAGCTCCGTGCGCTCGATCGCCCCGGCGCGCATCCCCTCGGCGGCGACGACGGCGTCCACCAGGTGAGTCCGCTCCACGGGGTAGATGACGCCGCGCGACCGCCCGCCCACCCGGTGGTCGGCGCGCCCCACCCGCTGCAGGCCCGCCGCGACCGACGGGGGCGGCGCCACCTGGAGCACGAGGTCGACCGAGCCGATGTCGATGCCGAGCTCGAGGGAGGCCGTGGCCACCACGCACCTCAGCTCACCCGCGGCCAGCTCCCGCTCCACGCCGAGACGCTGCTCCTTGGAGACCGACCCGTGGTGGGCCTTGGCGATCACCGCGGAGCCCGCCGCTAGGGGCTCGGTGTGCGAAGCGGTTCCCATCTCCCAGGACTCCCTGTGAACCTGCACCTGCGGCGCCGGCGCCGCCGCCCCGAGACGTGCGGCGTAGGCCTCGTTGAGGTGCGCAGTGAGCCGCTCGCAGGCGCCCCGGGAGTTGACGAAAACCAGCGTCGTGCGGTGGGCCAGGACCTGGTCGAGGATCGCGTTTTCAAGGTGTGGCCAGATCGAGGCCGACACCCGGGCGGGCGCCCCCGAGCCGGGCCCGTCAACCCGCCCCGCCGCCATGGCTCGACCCAGCGCCCGGTCGGAGCGCCAGACCTGCGAGGAACCCACCCGCCCCAGCCCGGAGGGCTGGGCGTTGCGGCCACTGCCCGCGCTCGCGGGTGCTGCCAGCGCCCGCTCCATCCGGGTGCGGCGGTCCGAGATCGCCGGGATGCGGGCCAGGTTCTCCACCGGCACGGCCACCGTGATCTCCGGCGTCGCCCGGCCGTCGTCGGTGATGATTGTCACCGGGTGCGGTCCGCCGAGGAAGTGGGCGACCTCCTCAGGGGGTGCGACCGTCGCGGACAGGCCCACGCGCTGCGCCGGGCGCTCCAGGAGGTCGTCGAGACGCTCCAGGGAGAGCGCTAGGTGCGTGCCGCGCTTGGACCCGGCGAAGGAGTGGATCTCGTCGACGATGACCGTCTCCACTGCGCGCAGCGTCTCGCGCGCGGCGCTGGTGAGCATGAGGTACAGCGACTCCGGCGTCGTGATGAGGATGTCCGGAGGGTGGTTGCGCAGTCGACGACGCTCCCTCGCGGGCGTGTCCCCCGAACGCACCCCCACCGAGATCGGGCGGGTGGGGTCGATGGCGGCGATCCCCGCCAACGGCCGGCGCAGGTTGCGCTCGACGTCGACCCCCAGCGCCTTGAGTGGCGAGATGTAGATGACCCGCACGCCGTCGTCCTGTGCCTGCGCACCTCCTGGCGCCGCCTCGGTCCCCTTCGCCTCCGCGGCCGGCTCCCGTCCCAGGCGGTCGATGGCGGACAGGAAGGACGCGAGTGTCTTGCCCGAGCCGGTGGGGGCGATGACCAGGGCGTTCTCACCCCGGCCGATGGCGGCCCAGGCCCGCTCCTGCACAGGGGTGGGGCCGGCGGGTAAGGCGTCGAGGAACCAGGTCCGGGTGGCCTGCGAGAAGTTCTCCCACCCCGGCCCGTGCGCGCCCGCCGCATCGGCCCCGCCGCTGTCCGATGTCGTACCCGGCGCCATACCCGGTCACCCCCTGACTCTCCACTCGGCCTCTGCGACCATCTTTCCACGAGGGTGTGACAGCGAAGCCGGGGCCTTACCGGTGAAGGAAGTTGCTGGTATCAGCCGGTTTCGCTCAGCGCGTGATGATCTGGAAGAATGCCGCCGTGAGCACACCTACTCCCACGAAGTCCTCATCGTCTTCGTCCTCTCCCAGCACCTCATCCTGGCTGGACCGGTACTTCCACATCACCGAACGCGGTTCGACCATCTCCCGTGAGGTCCGTGGAGGCATCGTCACCTTCTTCTCGATGAGCTACATCCTCGTCCTCAACCCGGCCATCCTGTCCAAGGCGAGTCCTCCGGGAACCGAGGCCCAGCTCGCCGCCGGCACCGCCTTCGTCGCCGCGATCATGACGATCCTCATGGGCGTTGTCGCCAACTACCCGATGGCCCTGGCCGCGGGGCTGGGCATCAACGCGATGGTCGCCTACACCCTCGTGGGCACCCAGGGCATGACCTACGCCGACGCCATGGGCCTCATCGTCATCGAGGGCGTCATCATCCTCGTCCTGGTGCTCACCGGCTTCCGCGAGGCCGTCTTCAAGGCGGTCCCCGACCAGCTCAAGACCGCGATCTCCGTGGGCATCGGGCTGTTCATCGCGCTCATCGGCCTGGTGGACGCCAAGATGGTGCGCCGCGGCGGCACCCCCCTGGAGCTGGGCCTGGGCGGCTCCCTTCAGGGCTGGCCGGTCATCGTCTTCCTCTTCGGCCTCTTTCTCATGGTGGTGCTCTACGTGCGCAAGGTTCGCGGAGCCATCCTCATCGGCATCGCCTCGGCCACGGTCATGGCCATCGTCATCGACGCCTTCGCCCACCTGGGCCCCTTCAACGACGACCCGGAGAAGGGTCCCCTCAACCTCACCGGCTGGTCCCTGTCCGAGCCGCACCTGATCGGTTTCCCGGTGGACCTGCCGAGTCTGTCGACGCTGGGCCAGTTCAGTCTGCTGGGCAGCGTCCACAAGGTCGGGATCATCTCGGTGATCCTCCTGGTCTTCTCCCTGCTGCTGGCCGACTTCTTCGACACGATGGGCACCATGGTCGCCATCGGTGCCGAGGGCGACCTGCTCGACGAGCACGGCAACCCGCCCAAGACCCGCGAGATCCTCGTCGTCGACTCCCTGGCCGCCATCGCCGGCGGTATGGGCGGGGTCTCCTCGAACACCTCCTACGTGGAGTCCGCCGCAGGTGTGGGGGAGGGGGCGCGCACGGGCCTGGCCTCGGTGGTCACCGGCTGCATGTTCGCTCTGTCCATGTTCTTCGCCCCGCTGGTCAAGATAGTCCCTTACGAGGCGGCTACCCCGGCACTCGTGGTGGTCGGGTTCCTCATGATGATGCAGGTGACCGAGATTGACTGGGGGTCCCCGGAGATCGCCCTGCCGGCCTTCCTGACCATCATCATGATGCCCTTCTCCTACTCGATCACCAACGGCATCGGGGCCGGCTTCGTCGCCTACCTGGTCATCGAGGTGGCCCAGGGGCGGGCCCGCAGGATCCACCCGCTCATGTGGGCGGCCTGCGCGATGTTCGTCATCTACTTCACCCTCGCTCCGATCAAGGCGATCCTCGGCGTCTCCTGACAAGGGCCGACGGCGTCCTCCGATCGTCGTCGGACCGTTCTTGACTCCGCGGTCGCCGGGCGGGCCCGCGGGCTATGAGTCGCTCAGGGCCGTCTCCTCCTGCCGGGCCAGCACCATGACCAGATCCGTACGCGCCCGGGCGACTCGTGAACGGATGGTTCCGACGGCGCAGCCCGGTCACCCTGGCCCGCTGCGAGCGCGAGCGCCGCGAAGAACGACAGGATCGGGGTTAGCAGCCCGCTGCTATCCAGAAGAGCCGACGTTCATCGCGAAGTCGCACAGCGAGGCCAGGCGGTGCCTGGTGGTTCCGGTGGCGTCGCGTCGACCCTGCGTGCCTCGTGGCCGCCGTCCGTATTGCCCGTGATGTTCTCCCACGACTCGTTCGGGGCGAGTCGTACCCAGGTAGTCGTCCGCCGGAGCCGAAAAGTTCCCGGTGCCGGCATGGGACTACTCTTTTCAGACGGGGCGTCCGTCGCCTGCGCAGCACCTTCCGGCGCTACCCCCGACGCTCGTCGCCACCTCCTCCACGCCTTCAACGCCCAGGACATGACCCGCACGACTTCAGCACGCAAGCCCAGCAGCGGCATCTTCGCCTCCCTGAGGTTCCACAACTACCGGATCTGGTTCCTGTCCGCCCTCGTGGCCAACACCGGGACCTGGATGCAGCGCGTGGCCCAGGACTGGCTGGTACTGCGCATCCTCACCAACGACTCCGCCTCCGCCACCGGCCTGACCACGGCCCTGCAGTTCCTCCCCATGCTCCTGCTGTCCGCCCACGCCGGCCTCGTCGCCGACCGGGTCGACCAGCGCAAGTTCCTCATCCTCACCCAGAGCGCCATGGGACTGGTCTCCGCCGTCGTCGCCATCGACGTCCTGGCCGGAACCGCCCGCCTCTGGCACGTCTACCTGGCCGCCTTCCTCGGAGGCCTGGCCGCCGCCTACGACGCCCCGGCCCGCCAGACCTTCGTGGCCCGGATGGTGCCCGCCGAGCACCTGTCCAACGCCGTCGGCCTCAACTCCGCCTCCTTCAACGCCGCCCGGCTCCTGGGACCGGCGCTCGCCGGCGTCGTCATCACCTGGGTGGGCGCCGGCTGGGTCTTCGCCGTCAACGCCGCCACCTTC from Actinomyces sp. Marseille-P3109 encodes:
- a CDS encoding DEAD/DEAH box helicase, which encodes MAPGTTSDSGGADAAGAHGPGWENFSQATRTWFLDALPAGPTPVQERAWAAIGRGENALVIAPTGSGKTLASFLSAIDRLGREPAAEAKGTEAAPGGAQAQDDGVRVIYISPLKALGVDVERNLRRPLAGIAAIDPTRPISVGVRSGDTPARERRRLRNHPPDILITTPESLYLMLTSAARETLRAVETVIVDEIHSFAGSKRGTHLALSLERLDDLLERPAQRVGLSATVAPPEEVAHFLGGPHPVTIITDDGRATPEITVAVPVENLARIPAISDRRTRMERALAAPASAGSGRNAQPSGLGRVGSSQVWRSDRALGRAMAAGRVDGPGSGAPARVSASIWPHLENAILDQVLAHRTTLVFVNSRGACERLTAHLNEAYAARLGAAAPAPQVQVHRESWEMGTASHTEPLAAGSAVIAKAHHGSVSKEQRLGVERELAAGELRCVVATASLELGIDIGSVDLVLQVAPPPSVAAGLQRVGRADHRVGGRSRGVIYPVERTHLVDAVVAAEGMRAGAIERTELVSNALDVLAQQTVAAVSVADGLTADAWFATVTRAAPYTSLPRSAFDSVLELLAGGFASADLADFSPRIVWDRATGELSARPSTQRLAVTSSGTIPDRGMFPVVLPEGAQDAGRRRVGELDEEMVHESSPGDVITLGTSSWRIRQITGDRVVVDPAEGHSARLPFWKGEGLGRPAATGLAKGVFLRQVQASLPSEAGAAESEGEQTLLRRLTEAGLDDHARSNLLSLLREQWRATGALPTDKTLVLERYEDESGSWRIIVHSTLGRCVHEPWAMAIRERVHQLLGVRPQIIVADDGIVLQIPPVEGDLPGAGLITFNAAEISSLVRSRIETTALFAARFRECATRALLMPTTRPGRRTPLWLQRVKAGQLLEASRQFQDFPVSVEAARECLQQYYDLPALTDLMECLASGRMRVVEAVTSEPSPFAHPLLFGYASTLIYQEDLPHAERRAQLLSLDPKALDALLGDGGVAELLDDEVLAQVEAELQHLVPSRRVRADAEGIADLLRELGPLSAAEMVERCTGVGGQDQGEDARGDGDDVERTVGRALADLAGARRAAAVRVGGRELWARVEEAQDLRRALGAEVPDWALERAEAGGTVERTAAARSPLNDLALRYARTHTTVTPQRMAQAFALGAAVAEGALAELAEDGSLVDLGAAGWMESAVLTRVRHRSLARARAAVAPVPPEALQRLVLERAGLDEPGGGVDALAEALAALEGVWLPAGLWESVVLPARVVDYRPAMLDELIASGEVVWQARPSQEPSSGRSGSGRTGSGERGSAAPARSDDVVAPGEIAFFPTDSALAPVAGEAIAPEEPAGRDAEVTGEAIWQLVREGVATGRSFEPVRRALAPASGTGTAPSSRRVRSRRGRRLMMEMPRAGEVTAAGRLSSVLSSTSWVRLSSAPAGDEERAIAEVESLLDRYGIACRDLALAFGGAGGLGPLIPVLRRMEETGVILRGGFIEGLGPVQFAERESIDRLRFLSDDPGGATATPAVLDLKDPACLVGRGVPWPEPVLPAGLGKSAGGRSEEAGGPPVRRQGASVVVLDGAPVLYASENLKILISYTSEREDLARALAALAADRQRMFARQGVAAIRRRTVVESLNGVTALEPAVSDLLRQAGFVRDPRGMRLAAGPYGATWR
- a CDS encoding NCS2 family permease — its product is MIWKNAAVSTPTPTKSSSSSSSPSTSSWLDRYFHITERGSTISREVRGGIVTFFSMSYILVLNPAILSKASPPGTEAQLAAGTAFVAAIMTILMGVVANYPMALAAGLGINAMVAYTLVGTQGMTYADAMGLIVIEGVIILVLVLTGFREAVFKAVPDQLKTAISVGIGLFIALIGLVDAKMVRRGGTPLELGLGGSLQGWPVIVFLFGLFLMVVLYVRKVRGAILIGIASATVMAIVIDAFAHLGPFNDDPEKGPLNLTGWSLSEPHLIGFPVDLPSLSTLGQFSLLGSVHKVGIISVILLVFSLLLADFFDTMGTMVAIGAEGDLLDEHGNPPKTREILVVDSLAAIAGGMGGVSSNTSYVESAAGVGEGARTGLASVVTGCMFALSMFFAPLVKIVPYEAATPALVVVGFLMMMQVTEIDWGSPEIALPAFLTIIMMPFSYSITNGIGAGFVAYLVIEVAQGRARRIHPLMWAACAMFVIYFTLAPIKAILGVS